CAAGGCTTGCTCTTTCCCGGGGCCGGTTATAATTCCCCACTTGCCAACGCATCTCATTTCCTTACTTTCATGAACGCCATCCGGATTGCCCAACCAGCCCTCTACGAGGAAGTCGCAGAGCGCTTGCGTGAGCGCATTTTTGCCCACGAACTCCCCCCGGGAACCTGGATTGACGAACAGGCTCTGGCCGAAGACTACGGTATTTCCCGCACCCCCCTGCGGGAAGCGCTGAAAGTGCTGGCCGCCGAGGGCCTGGTCACCCTGAAGCCCCGCCGGGGCTGCTACGTCACCGAATTGTCGGTGGACGACATCCAGGAAATTTTCCCCATCATCGCCATGCTGGAAGGTCGCTGCGCCTATGAAGCGACCCAGAAAGCCACGGCCACCGACCACGAGAAACTGGAGCAGTTCCAGAAGGTGCTGGAGCAGGCCTGCCTGGATAACGACATCCCGGCCTATTTCCAAGCCAACCAGGATTTCCATGTGGAACTGCAAAGCATCGCCGGCAACCGCTGGCTGCTGCTGGTCATTCAGGACCTGCGCAAGGTGCTTAAGCTATCCCGCTTCCAGTCCCTGTCCGTGGATGGCCGCCTGAAAAAATCCATGGAGGAACATCGGGAGCTCATGGCCGCCATCAAGGGCAAGGACCCGGTCCATGCCGAAGAGGTCATGCGCCGGCACCTGCTGGCAGGCAGCGAGGCTATGATCAAAGCCGCTTCCCGCTGATTTTTCCTTTCCTTTTCGCTTCAGTTCTCAGCCCACTGTTTTTACTATGACCGGAAGTATTCTCCTGGCCCGTGAGGCCAATGTCGCCACCGTTACCCTCTCCAACCCCCAAAAGCTCAACGCCCTGAACTTCTCCATGTGGGAAGAACTGGCCCGCACCATGGCCGAACTGAGCCAGGACCAGAGCCTGCGCTGTGTGGTGCTGCGCGGAGAAGGGGAAGCCTTCGCCGCCGGCGGAGACATCGAAGAATTTCTCACCCATCGGGCCACCCTGGAACAGGCCCTCCATTATCACGGCCAGGTGGCGGAAGCCCTGGACGGGGTGCGCAACTGTCCCCATCCCACCGTGGCCCTGATCCAGGGGCCCTGCATCGGTGGCGGCCTGGAAATCGCCGGCAACTGCGACCTGCGCATTGCCGCCGCTTCTTCCAAATTTGGCGCCCCCATCAATCGCCTGGGTTTTTCCATGTATCCGGGGGAAATGTCCGGCCTGCTGGCCCTGGCCGGTCCCGCCGTGATGGCCGAGATTCTCCTGGAAGGCCGTATCCTGACGGCGGAAGAGGCCCAGCAGAAAGGACTGCTCACCCGGGTGGTGCCTGACGCCCAGCTGGAAGCGGAGGTGAAAGCGACCACCCTGCGCATCGTCGCCGGCGCCCCCCTGGTGGCCCGCTGGCACAAGCAGTGGATTCGCCGCCTGCAGGAAAACCGGCCCCTCTCTGAGGCGGAAAAAGCCGCCTCCTTCGCCTTTCTGGACACGGAAGATTACCGCACGGGGCTCACCGCTTTCCTGGAAAAGCGGAAGCCCGAATTCAAAGGCCGCTAGTCCCTCCGGACGGCGTCGCCCCCATCCCTCTCCAAGGAGTCATTATGAGTCAGCGTCCCTTCAAGGTTCTCGGCGTTCAACAAATTGCCATTGGCGGCCCTTCCAAGGACCGGCTGCGCACCCTCTGGGTGGACATGTTCGGCCTGGACATCACCGGCAATTTCCAAAGCGAACGGGAAAACGTGGATGAGGACATCTGCGCCATGGGCAAGGGCCCCTTCAAGGTGGAAGTGGATCTGATGCAGCCCATGGACCCGGAAAAGAAGCCCGCCGTCCACACCACCCCCCTGAACCACGTGGGCCTGTGGATCGATGACCTGCCCAAGGCCGTGGAATGGCTCACCGCCCAGGGTGTGCGCTTCGCGCCCGGGGGCATCCGTAAAGGCGCCGCCGGTTTCGACATCTGCTTCCTCCACCCCAAGGCCAATGACCAGTTCCCCATCGCCGGGGAAGGGGTGCTGATCGAAATGGTGCAAGCCCCCCAGGAAGTTATCGACGCCTTCGCCAAACTGGCCGCCTAAGCTTTAGGCTGGCACCGGGGGCTCCCCGCCCCCGGCTCACCGGCCATGACCACTATTCATGCCCCCGTCCAGCGCCCTTATTCAAGTCTGCCGTGCGGCCCGCAGCCGCTACCAGCGGGGCATGCTCACCTGGCTGCACGCCGCCGGTGACCCGGCGGGGCTGCCGGAAATGCGGGGTGCCCTGCGGGATTTAGCCCCCCACCTGGAGGGCGACGAATACGCCCATCCCTTCTGGGCCACCGCCCAGACCTTTCTCCGCGCCATTTCCGACGGCGCCCTCACGGTCAACGGGGAAACCCGCCGTCTCTGCGCCCGCATCGATCTCCAGATGCGCAATGTGCTGGAAGACAGCCGGGAAGCCTTAACTTCCCTGGAGGAAGAACTGGGGGAACTGCTGCGCCAAGGCAGCGGCCATGCACCGCCCCCCACCGAACTCATCAGCCTGCTGCAACCGCCCCCGCCGCCCCAATTGGACGAAGCCGCGGTCGCCCAGTGGCAGGAAGGCTGCCGGGACCTGGAAGCGGCCTGGAACGACCCGGAAGACGTCCATGGCAGCGCCTTCCGCCGGGCCATCACCAGCCTGTGCAGCGCTGCCACCCAGCTCGGCCTGCCGGAGACCCTGGCCCTCACGGAAGGGCTGGCGGAAGTGGCGGATCGGCTGGAAAGCCCCGGTGCCGCCGACGATCCCTATCTGCGAGCCGCCATGGCCGCCACCCTGGAATTGCTGGGGGAAAAGGAACTGCTCGGTCTGGCCTCCTTCGCCCAGCGGGTGGAGCTGCTCCTACCCCGTCTCGCCGCCCCCCAACCCCAGGTTCCCCGCCCCTCCCCTACCCTGGTGCGGCTCTTCGCCCAGGAAGTGGGCGAACAGGTGGATTTAATCCGGGACGAACTGGACAAGCTGGACCCGGACCCGGAAACCATCGCCAAGGCCGCCCTGGCCCTGGCGGAGCAGGCGGGTCACCTGGGCCTCACCGCGCCCCGTCGGGTGGGAGAAGGCTTGGCCCGGGTCGCCGCCCACGCCCGGGGCCCCCACCCGTTTGAAGCCCCCACCCTGCGTCAGGTTTTGGAAAACACCCTGGGGGAACTGGAAACCATGGCGGAATTTCTCTCCGCTGGTCACGAATTGCCGGAGGGGGAAGAGGAAGAGTTGCTGCGGGAACTGAAAGCAGCGCTGTCTGCCTCCTGAACATCGCCGCCCTCTCTCAGAGGACCGCTGCCCCCAGAACGGCTTCGCCCTGGTCTTTTTCC
This sequence is a window from Azospira inquinata. Protein-coding genes within it:
- a CDS encoding enoyl-CoA hydratase/isomerase family protein — encoded protein: MTGSILLAREANVATVTLSNPQKLNALNFSMWEELARTMAELSQDQSLRCVVLRGEGEAFAAGGDIEEFLTHRATLEQALHYHGQVAEALDGVRNCPHPTVALIQGPCIGGGLEIAGNCDLRIAAASSKFGAPINRLGFSMYPGEMSGLLALAGPAVMAEILLEGRILTAEEAQQKGLLTRVVPDAQLEAEVKATTLRIVAGAPLVARWHKQWIRRLQENRPLSEAEKAASFAFLDTEDYRTGLTAFLEKRKPEFKGR
- a CDS encoding VOC family protein, coding for MSQRPFKVLGVQQIAIGGPSKDRLRTLWVDMFGLDITGNFQSERENVDEDICAMGKGPFKVEVDLMQPMDPEKKPAVHTTPLNHVGLWIDDLPKAVEWLTAQGVRFAPGGIRKGAAGFDICFLHPKANDQFPIAGEGVLIEMVQAPQEVIDAFAKLAA
- a CDS encoding GntR family transcriptional regulator → MNAIRIAQPALYEEVAERLRERIFAHELPPGTWIDEQALAEDYGISRTPLREALKVLAAEGLVTLKPRRGCYVTELSVDDIQEIFPIIAMLEGRCAYEATQKATATDHEKLEQFQKVLEQACLDNDIPAYFQANQDFHVELQSIAGNRWLLLVIQDLRKVLKLSRFQSLSVDGRLKKSMEEHRELMAAIKGKDPVHAEEVMRRHLLAGSEAMIKAASR